The genomic stretch AAACATGGCTTATCGCCTCGGCTAGTGAGTGAACTGAGGGATATCTGATACTTTTCACCTCGGTTATCAAGTGTAAACAAGGGAATATGTTACACTTTTTACATCAGTTAGATTGTTAACCAAGGAGATAAGTGACACTTTAAACCTCGATCAGATGAGTAATCGATGAATAAAGGTTGGGGATAGTTTTTCACATCAACTTTGAAGCTAAACCGATGTGAAATCCCATGTATTTTTAATTTTACACATTTTTTGTTATAACATGTACATAATTAAAAATAGCGTACATGACGCACACATCGTATCATATATTTCAATGGCTACACGACCAAAACAAAAACTATATACACTAACATTGGATACACAAATGGCTACACAACAAAACCAAAAAAGACAAGGCAAATTAAGCCTAAATATACAATTCCCACCATCTTTTCATAGAAAGTAGGTTGCATTGTGTCCATGAACCAATCAGCTAGTTCCTTTTCATTAAGAGGTGATTCTACTTGAAAGGCTAACTCCCTCCAACGTTACACATAGTCTTTGAAAGACTCATTGTATCTCTGGGATATATTTTGCAATTGTCTTATGTCTATTGCCATGTTCATGTTGTATTTGTAATGCTTTATGGAAGTATTAGACATGTCTTGGAAGCATTGGATACAAATTTTTTCAAGGCTTATATACCACTTCAAGGAGGCACTGCTCAACCTGTCTTGAAAGAAGGAATTACTAAGGCAAAAACTAAGCACATCTCTCTAGTTGCAACCCTAAAGACGTTATCACCTTCAATTGCCCTTAGTCTTTTTTTAGGTGTTTGATAGTTCTCCTTCATACATTTGATCTCCTCTTGTCTTTCATCAACTCCATTCAGCAACATGGTATACAAGATGAGGATATTCAAACCAAGGTTGTGTAACTGTATGCATGATTGGTTGCGTTTCATCAATAAGTGGTAATGGCACCACATGTTGAGTAGAATGTCCAATGCCTAGCGTGTTCTCATATGGCGGTAAATAGTTTAGTGGTAACCCAAACTCTGGCCACGTGAAAGGTACACTTCTAGAAGGTTCGGGATCAACTATAGCACCATAAATTTCAGAGATAATCGTTATTTGTCGAGGATCAATCCTGGTTGTTAAAACCTGGAGCATCTCCAGATCTTGCCCACATTCCCCCTTAGATCATCAATCTCTGACCTCATATTCGCATTCTCTTGTTCTAGATTCTCCATCTTTCTGCATATTTTTTATTTGACGATTatatgaatgcatgtatggatgcaaATTTTGTGCAAAGCTCTTGGTTATCTTTGTTATTTTTTTCCAGGAATTTAAAGACATTTATATTAATTTGCAAGAATTTATAACAATAAAGAAGAAAACACAATAATGAAACATAAATCTCTTTTTCATTCATTAGAAAATATTCAAGTACAAAGAGTCCTAAGGCTACATTTGGGCCCTACAGATCGTTGCAAGATCAGTAGTGAGACCTTATAACATCCTTTTACAAAATTTAACAAAGTTGAAGACTTGATGCAGAGTATTCTTTAGACAATGCACTCATCAGCTTCTTGTAACTTTTCTGGATAGTCTCGAATTATCTCATTCGCAAATTTGGACAAGTTTAAAAACTCGTCTTTCCATTCATTGTAAAGGCTACGAAAATCTCTTTAGATGAATTGGTTCTCATACATGGTAGCTTCTATTCCTTTGTACAAGTTTTCCTAATAGCTACACTCATTATTTAGGACCAAGTATGGTGCCTTTTGATTTCCATCTTGGTATTCTAGAGTCTTAATCCTCTCATGGTCTCTCTCCATTTGGTACCTTTGGTGCATAAGAGCTCGCTTCACTTCTTTTTTTTGTAGACGCTAAAAGGATAAGATATCCTTGTATTCTTTGAGGGATCTCTTGAGATCAAGGATTTGTGACTCAAAGTATAATTTGGATTCCCTTTGCATCCTAGAAGATTTATCTACCATTTTTTATAGCTCGTAGATGGAGCTTTTGGCTTGGTCCAACTCTTTGTTTCTGGTCTTAAGTACAAAATCAACACCATTTAGGGCATCCCCATTCCACTATCTCTTGCCTTCTTCAGATTTGACCCTCTTGTTGCTTTCCTTGAGGCATTTCTCCTTTTGTTGACTATCCCACTTCAGATCTTTGTTCTCTTTAGTGGTCTGGTCAAGCTCGAGTTACAACTGTGAGTTTTCCAACTCAAGTTTTTGGACTTTAACTTTAAGCTCCTCCACCTCTTCAAGTGAGATGGGCTAAGTTCATGAACTTTTGGAAAAACAAAGGGATCAAAGGGAATATGGTTGCCTGAGAGAAAAAATTCTATAGATAAATCATCTATGAAGTTGTCAATGTTTAGGAAAAATACAATCATATAGATCAAGAGAGATAGAACAACATTGAACGCCTTCCAATTTTCAACTTTCTCAAATTATAAGGCTCAAACTTCCAGGAATTTCCTTGAAAAACCCTTAAAAATCCCCTTTGTGTCCCAATTAGTTATCACCTCTTGGACGTTAATACCTAAGGCTAGAGCTATCTTCTCTAGTGTGACATCCTCATCAAGCTTAGCAAAGGGATTGTGGTCCTTCAATTTTTGACCCAAGATTCTCTCGAATTCTTCCAGTGTGGGAGCCAATTGGAAGTCTGAGAATGTAAAGCAACATAGAGGTGAGTCATAAACCTGAGCTAGAATAACAACAACCAACAAATCCACCTTTTCAGTCAAAAGGTCCAGGAACTCCTCATGGTTTTTTCTGAAGTCATTACGCTTAATTGTATCAATTTGGAGCTCAAGTCCTTCAGGATTTAAATCTTAGGTTCTTTGTACTTGAATATGAAAGTGCTTCTTCTTTCCGAAGTCATTTTCAGAGTCTTGCAGATACTCAAATTCATGAAATAAATGACAGACACTAAGAGCTTTGTTTTTTTCATGAAGATGTAACGGTATGTGAATGAATGTAATGAGATGCCATGCATTATTTTAGGTACATGGTTTCATAGGTCTGAGGTATGGATGAATCTGATTACTTTGTTCACATAAGGTTCTCATCAGGTATGATCTAGAGTTTGTAAAGGTTtctagagtcatggatccataTGAATAGATTGTTGCTTACGGTAAATACTTGTCTGGCGTCAACTTCTTTAAGGGATCTCTTCTAGGTGAGATTTTTGTGTATACACCTAGCATACCCGCATTATGAAACCATCAACTTCAAGGTTCTAGATacggttcccagagtcatggaaTCTCCATGAATGATTGTCGCTTATGGAAAATACTTGTCGGGTGGCAATTCCTTCAAGGGAATCTACTCTGAGTGAGGTTCTCGTATCTTCCCCACGAGATATACACCTCACAGGCCCATACTACACAACTAGCATTCCTAGTAAGCTAAAGGGGTTCGATGTTCTATAAAGATTCTTAGACTGGTTATTATCTACAGGACTATAAGTGTTAGTATTATGGATATGATCGTGACTACTGGAGGGAATATGATCAGATTCATTGAAAACTGTAGTGTTAGGAAATTTTTAATGGAATTGTTTATATGAGGGGTAAAAGACTCAGGATGTTGGATATTGGATAAAGGGGATGTGGCTGAGTCAAAAGGACCAGTAGGGGTGTCAGTTTCATGATAGATAGTTTGTAATTCACTTTCCTGTGAAATAGGAATATCAGTAATGGTAGCAGACATATGCATAATAGGTATCTCATCAAGAAAAGAGTGAGATTGTGGGTTAGGTTGAGGTTGTTTATGTTTATTTGTGGTATCCTGGTTAATTTTGAATAGAAAATTATTTTCATAAAAGATAACATTTCTAGAGACAAATGTAGTATGGTTGTGCAAATCATACAAGATAAAACCCTTTGTGCCATCCTTGTAACCAAGAAATACACATTTTTGGCCGTATGGTCAAATTTGGTTCTGTGAGCTTGTAAGGTTATGGCAAAGCATAAATAACCAAAAACTTTTAAATGTATTAAGGAGGGTGGATGAGAAATAAGAGTTCATGAGGACTTTTCATTTTTAAGAGGGGAGAAGGTAGTCTATTTATTAAGTGGATGGCATGATGAACACAAAAGTTCCACATGTTCAAAGGGAGATTTGAATGAAAATATAAAGTTCTAGCAACATTTAAAATGTGTTGATGCTTTCTTTCATCCACCCCATTTTGTTGGGGTGTTTCAACACATGATTTTTGTTGTGTTATTCCTTTTGACAAAAGAAACTCAGATAAGGGTAGAAACTCTGTACCATTATATGTTCTAAGACATTTTAGGGATGATTTGAACTGGTTTTCAAGGTAAGCTATAAACTGAACGAGGCTATTTTTAACTTGATCTTTTGTTTTAAGAAATATAACCCAAGTGTGTCTAATATAATCATCAACCAAGGTCAAGAAATATTTGTGTCCTAGAAAAGAGATAGTAGAGAAAGGGCCCCATACATCAGCATGGAGTATTTCAAAAGGGGCACAAGATTGAGTATTACTATGAGAAAAGGGCAACTTTTTCTGTTTTCCAAAATGACAAGACTCACAAGGTTTATTATTCTTTGTACAAGGGATGAAAGGAAACAATTTTGCAACTGTATTTAAACCTATATCAGAAATGTTTCCTAATCTATAATGCCAAAGATTACAAGTATCATTATCAATTGAATTATAAGTTGAAGGTTGAGGTGCAGAGTCAAGAACATACAGTCCTCGTTGCAACCTAGTTGTACCAATCATTGCCTTGGAAAGATTCTGCATGATTTGGCAAGTATCAACAGTGAAATGAACATAACAACTATTACTACTGACAAGCTTATCAATAGAGATAAGATTGACATGAAAATTTGGCATGTAAAGAACATTGTGTAAAGTAAGAGAAGGTGACACAATGACACTGCCAAACATGGATGCAGTGATATGAGAACCATCAGGTAGATTAACATGAATAGGTATGATATTAGTGCATGtaagaaaaaatattttataaaatgaaatATGGTCTGTTGCACCAGTATCTAAAATCCATAGGTTAGCATGCTTACCATTCTGAGTGGTTGAATGAGAGTTCATGGAAAAAGGGGAAATGGAAATAGAATTGGCTTGAGGACTAAGTTTGGACTGTTGAAGTAAATTCTATGATGTTGTTATATTGCTCCTGAGTGAATCCAAAAGAAGATGTTGCTGAGCCTTGTGGAGAAGTATCAAATGCAATGTTAACTGTAGCAGCGGATTGAACACTATTGCCAGCACTCTGAAATTTACTCTTCCCTTTAAATCCAGGTGGATAACCATGCTTCATGAAACAAGTCTCCACAGTATGATTTTTTCTTCCACAATGACTGCATACACGATTACAACCTCGAGCACTATTAAACCCTTGAGTCTTGTCCTTTGAGTAGTTAGGTTTTCCATTCGAACTTCCTGAGTTGGTTTGAATTTGGAATGCCATAGTTTCCTCAGTATTAGTAGCAGTAGGATTCATAGCAGCTAATGAACTATGCATCTCTCGTTCTTGTTGAATAACACGAGAAAACACTTTGTCAATGTTTGGAAGGGCATTCATCATCATAATTTGCGACTTAGAGTGTGTaaaattttcatttaatccatttagAAAACGAATTACACAGTCTTGTTCACGATACTTATGAATTGAAGCAATAGCACCACAAAAACAAGGTATAACGCATGAACAAGTAATGGCGATAATTTTCCAATTCATCCCATAAAACTTTTAACTGAGTAAAGTAATTTGAGACATCAAGATTACCTTAACGCGGTTTGTAAAGATCCTCTTGAATGTCACATATGTGAAACAGATCACTGTGAGAGAAACGAGTTTGGAGATTCTTCCAAACACCAGCAACACTATCGATCCACAAGACATATTTGGCAATGGCTTCTGAGATGGAACGGTGTAACCAAGCAAGTACCATGGTGTTGCATCGAATCCATGGAGCATATAAAGGATCTGCTACCGGAGGTTTGGTTAAGGAGCCATCGATGAACTTCTCTTTGTTCTTCAAAATCAATGCAATATGCATCGACCTTGACCAACAGTGATAGTTCTTGTCATCTAGTAATGGAGTCACAAGAATGACTGTCGGTTTTTCATTAGGATGAAGATAGAAAGGATTTGTGGAATTTGTAGAAAAATCATGGTAGCTCTGGTAAGCCATTGAAGAAAAGGAAATCAAGAATCGAAGGATAATCTTCGAAGAGTTCGATTCTGCAGCAGAGAAAATAGAAAAAGAATGCAGAAAACGAAAGAAACAGGAAATGAAAGAGAGAAATCAATGGCTACCAAAGCTTTGAAGGCTCTGATACCATGTCAATGGTGGAACAATGGCACATGAAGCCAAGAAGAAGAAGAGAATGAACAAGATAGAAAAGGAAGAAGATAACGTGAAAGAGGCGATAAAGCTCTTATTCATTCATTAGACTGTACAAAGCTACAATATCCAATATATATAGATTGAGTTACTAGATAATAAATTGTAACAGAAAGTACACGTGTATGATTGTGATGAAAAGCTATATATAAACTATGCTATATTAACAAGAAGCAAAATTGAATCAATTCAATCATCAAGTATTCTTCAACATTTTCATCTCATTAACCTCCACAAACATCGGCATGTCACCATGAAGACAACACCTTTGATTGGTTTGGATACATTATTAATAAGAGAGTGAGTTATGGTATCCACACCTCTTTTTGAAATGACTTATGGATTGGATCCATTCCTCTTTAAATTTAGGTTCCATAGGCTCTTTACTATCTCTAAGTTAATTTAAATAACTTTTATATCATATTAATAAATTGATTGTTCATTGAAGGTTCCATGTTCCCTTCATCGCCCAAAAAGTGTTTTATTCGAAGATTGGTGTGATTCTCAAGTGAATTATTAGTTGTGTTTGATTttaataataaatttaatattatttattaaaatatcCTTAATAATTATAATCAATAATGAAAgttaataataaaaatataataataaaaaaataataataaatattgTATTCTTATTATAAATAAACAATTATTTTAAGATATAAAAAAGTGTAAATAAAACAATTTTTACGAGACTGAGGGTGTAATTTATTATTAGCATTCCTTTAAGGATATAAAATGTTGATTAAATAACTAACTATCAATCAGAGCTTCAATCCAATAGCTAACTAGTAGCATTGAGATAATCAACACAAAATATTACATCAATAATTGAGTAAAAATTATTCATTTGTAATGGAAAATCAcaatgagcaaaatgaaaattCATTTTCATTTGTTGAAAGACTCCCAAAGCACAGTCATATCAACATTGCCTCCTGTAGCTACTATTCCTACATGCTTGCTATCCTTCCATGCAGGATTTTTCTGAAAAGTTTCAGATAGAACAGCAGCAAGGCCAATTGCTCCACTTGGTTCTACAACAATCTTTAGAATTTCAAAACACAGTTTCATGGCTTTGACAATTTCAAAGTCTTCCACAACTATTATATCATCAACAAGATCTCGTACGATAGGCCTGTGTCACAGAAACCTCAACAAGTTAACTGAAAGTGACCATAAAACTTTATCTCATCTCATTAATATATGATTCCTAAAGATTTTATTTTCACCATGTGAAATTTCCGAGACAGGCTCGAAGTCCGTCCGCAATAGTATCGTTCTCAGACAATGTTATTATCCTTCCGGCTGCTTTAGATTGCGCTGCATCATCAGCTCCTTTAGGTTCAGCCGCCAAAATCCGAATAGCCGGATTGATGGCCTTGGCAGCTAATGCTACTCCTCCTATCAAACCGGCACCTGCAGttttcattttgtttgaaaatCGAAAAGTGAATATTAAAATTATTCAAATTTTAAAACACTTGAATGATATAATGTCATAAAAAGGAGAACAAACCACTTATTGGTACTACAAGGGTATCAATTTGAGGGGCTTGTTCCAAAAGCTCTAAGAATATGGTACCCTGGCCACTGCAAGATTAATCAAGCATGTCAAAGAGTTTACTAAGAACTCATTCACACAAAAAATTCAACATTTTACCTCAGTATTCGGCCATCATTAGAAGAAGGTATCAAGATAGCACCAGTTTCTTTCTGCACCTTATTTGCAACTTCTTCCCTTGACCTTATATTGACCTCAGAAAAATTAACCTTACCATCATATCGCTTAACATTCTCAACTTTACAAGCTGGTGCGTTTTTTGGAATAACAATGTAGGCAGGGATCCCCCTAAGCTTTGCTGCCAAAGCCAACGCCGCAGCATGATTTCCACTGACAACATCATAAGAGAAATAAATTTGCTgaatcaaattaaaaaaaaaaattatgtaaTTATGGCATAAAACAAACCTGCTGTGAGTTATAACACCTTTAGAAGCTTCTTCATCGGTGAGAGAAAAAACAGCATTGCAGGCACCTCTAAATTTAAAAGCTCCACTAATGGCCATAGAATAAATAAGAAAATATTATATAGtcttttatttctttatttttttttcaagAGTATAATTAACAGCAAAAActccaaaaaaaaaaaatcaaaatattgATGTAATTCAACAAAAAGTCATCTCTGACCTCTTTTGAAAATTTTCACATTTAAAATATAGTTGTCTTCCTGATATGTCATTCAGAGAGGTGGAGGAGAGAACTGGAGTTTTAAGAACCAGTGATTTAATTCTGGCATGTGCTTCTTTTATGGAGGAAATATCAGCAGCATATTTTTCCTTTGTCATTTGCCCCTTTTCTTCAATATAAGTAATTGATCTAGAAAGTaaaaaataaagataaaaaaatcaattatttGTAATGTGTTCAGTGATGAAAAACTCAATATTCTTTCTACATATTTAAAATGATAATGTAGTTGAAATAAAAATTAGCGTCATTTAGTGTCCCTTGAAAAATTGAATACATAAAGACGTAGTAAAATTGTataaaagaaaaatcatatcATCCATAAAAAAATGTAAATTGCTACAAAAATCTCTTAAGCTAGGGAAATAAACATACAAAAATAAAAGAATGCAAATTCCTACCACAAATCTCTTGTGCTAGAAAAATAAAACAAGTTTTGTTTTAAATTATAATGAAGGCATCCCTACTTATATGTGAAAAATGTTTCTAGATAAAGAAGTAGGAGATGAATGAGTGTTTTCAATGATGTTTCTAGAAGAGGAGAAACAAGTAGCAGTATTGAGTAGATATGGCAAGCAGAATATAGATAAAGAAAAAAATGTTATTAgcaaataaaataatttaattgtTGTATTAAAAAAAATCTTCTTAAAAACACGTTTTCAAAATAGAAAAATGAGATTCTCTTTTTTCAGAGAGTGTTTGATTCGGGGTAGATGGATGAGAAAGAAGAGAATAATTCTAATCAAATAAATTTGGTTCAAAGTTTATGAGGTGAGAGAAGAGAAAATTAGCAAAACCCCtacaaaatatatttttttgcATCATTTCAAATAGGGagaaaatataatttttattatttaaatttattttacaTTTATTAAAAATCCTCAATTTTATTTTAGTAATTTAAAATTATTCTTTTTTTCTGTATAaatactttttttttattttctttgttacTTCCATCCATTTATTATAATTGTTCTCCATCTTcaaattattttatatttttatacATTATAATCACGGTActtttttaatatttattttttattatgtCATTTTTTTATAGTTTTGTTATGTATTATATTGTATTTTCTTTTACATTAAATTTTAAACTATTCATTATTTTTCTATTACATTATTATTTTATGTATTTATTTTGTTAGATGGTTTATCTGATTTAAAAATTCTTATCAACGCATACTTTTATTTGT from Lathyrus oleraceus cultivar Zhongwan6 chromosome 7, CAAS_Psat_ZW6_1.0, whole genome shotgun sequence encodes the following:
- the LOC127108464 gene encoding serine racemase; protein product: MTKEKYAADISSIKEAHARIKSLVLKTPVLSSTSLNDISGRQLYFKCENFQKSGAFKFRGACNAVFSLTDEEASKGVITHSSGNHAAALALAAKLRGIPAYIVIPKNAPACKVENVKRYDGKVNFSEVNIRSREEVANKVQKETGAILIPSSNDGRILSGQGTIFLELLEQAPQIDTLVVPISGAGLIGGVALAAKAINPAIRILAAEPKGADDAAQSKAAGRIITLSENDTIADGLRACLGNFTWPIVRDLVDDIIVVEDFEIVKAMKLCFEILKIVVEPSGAIGLAAVLSETFQKNPAWKDSKHVGIVATGGNVDMTVLWESFNK